The DNA sequence TCATTATTTACGCTGACAATTTCTTTTCTCTTATTCTCGTAATCTTCTTCTGTAATGAGTCCTTCTTCATACAATTCTTTAAGCTCTTTGATTTTTTCGTCTTTACCAACACTTTCTTCTGGTTTTGAGATCGTTTCCTCTTCATTTGCAGTAATTTCATTTCTCTTATGCTCGTAATCACTCTCTGTAATCAAACTCTCCTGCATCATCTCATCCAATGTTTGTAATTTATCCTCAGAGGACTCACTTGGCTCATCTTCTTCATGCACGATCGGTTCATTCTGCGTTGGCTCATTTTCATTTGATAAATCCGGGTCATTCTTCGTATAGGTATCTCCATCAGAAAAATCACCCTGTGGGATTACCTGATCTTCCGCATTTTCTGAAATAGACTCATCCGGGTCTTCCAGATTTTCTGAAATAGGCTCATCGTCTTCCAACGGTATTTGATTTCTTGCAGAGCCTTTGAGTTGTGGCAGCTCACCGATATCCTTACCTTTCACAATTGCATCTTTCTTTTCCTCGTATTCCTCCTCAGAAAGAGTTCCCTCTTCTTTCAGTTTAAGTAATTGTGTAAGTTTTTCATGTAAGTCCTTAATATTTACTATGGGTTCTTCTGCAAGTGCGGCGTCTTGTGATCTCTTTTTCTCTTCAGATGCAGGATGTTGTAAAGGAGGAATTGGTTTATCACTATCTATATCCCATTCTTCATGTGCTGGTTTAGATTTATGTAAATCATTTTCTGCCAGATTTTCAGATGTAACTTTCGCTGGTTGAATTTCTTCATCGTTTGGCTCGGTCACAGAAGATGTCTTATCTTCTTCAACAACTCTCTCTGGTTTTTTTGCGACGATTCTTTTTTCTATCTTTGCACCCCTATCAGCTTTCTTCTTTCTTTTAATCTTTTTCTCATCCCTTCCATCAAATGGGGGAGAAAAAATAGATACAGCTACAAATAATTCATCACCGGTATTAAGAAATTTATGAACAGTTTTACTGGGAATTTGTAAGATAGAGCCTGGTTTTATGAGATATCGGGAACCATTGAGTGTGGCAATACCACTTCCTTTTTTTACATAGATAACCTCATCGTGTCGCTTATGATAATGAGGATACAACTCCCCGTTCTTACGGACTTGAACAAGATGCATGCTCGAATTTTTATTTTCACCCACACTGGTAATTTTTATCTCTTCGTCTTCTTCGAGTGGATTTTTATCGGCAATCTCTTCTATATTTTTAACAGTGACTGCATAGACTTCAGGAAATTTTGTAGGATGCTTTAAAGATTCTACAAAATTAGCGGGATAATACTTTACTGTTGTACACCCAGTGATAGATAATGCTACGGGAATAAGGGCAGTTAGAAAGAGGGTTTTTTTATCACTCATTATTTATTTAGTCTTAATAGTTAGTGACCCTTTCAAGACCCTTCTTTGAAGGGTCTAAATAAGGAGCATCACTTTATTTGCTGGAGTAATACATACATTAATAGGTTTGTAATTAAGGAAGATTTTTAAAATATCAATATTTACACAAACAATTAAAACAAAATGGAGAAACTATTTCAAGTACGTATTTAAAATGCTTACATCTTTATCGAAATTCCTATGCGAGTATAAATAGAGCTTGAAAGTTCATTGATTTCTTGTATCATTCAATGAAGAAACTCTTACTGCCAGCAATTGATCTATGTGGCAATTTTATTTAGTTATCCAGCATTTTAAACACCCTGATATTGCCTTCCAGGCATCTTATAGATTCGATACTCCTAAAATATTTTATAGCAAAATTAGGATAATAATATGGAACAGCATTTAGAAGATTTACAGGAAAGATTTGTTAAAACTGCAAATAAAATTCAGATTGGCAATGAATACTATATTAGAGCGTCTGCCGTTGCAGTAAATCTCGAAAAGTTGGTTTTAAAGAAGAATGAGACATTTCTGGTTTGTGATAATAGAACAGATCTTCCGGGACGTGTCTCAGGGGAGATGGGTTTTTATTTTGAAGGGACCCGCTTTTTAAACGAGCTTGACGTCCGAATAGCCGGAGAATATCCGATTTTACTTAAGTCTTTTGCCAACGAAGACCTCATGGCAGATCTTACCAATTCCGATATCTGCCAGGATGGAGTAGTCCTTATTCCCAGAGACTCTATCATTATAAACCGAAAAGTCTCTGTAGAAAATGCACTCCTTGTGTCAGAGTTTACCCTAAAAAATTTCCATATTGCGCCTATCCGCTTCTCAATAGAGGTGTCATTCGGAGGAGACTTTATGGATATCTTTGAGGTTCGCGGAGCAATGCGCCCATCCAGAGGTAAGCTCTTTCCACCAGAATGGCAAGATGGAGAGCTCCTTTTGAGTTACCAGGGTTTGGACAATATCGACCGGACGACTTCTATCATTTTGGATCCAAAGCCTGATGAGATTGAAGGAAGAGAGGTAAGATACTGGATTGAATTGAATCCCAGAGAAGAGAAGAAAATACGTCTTACCGTAAAAGCAAAGGCGGAAGAAGAAAAAAAACCTTTTGTACTCCTCATGCCGTCTTTTAAAAATACAACACACAATAATTTTGATCAATGGGTACAATCTGGCTGCTCCATTACATCGAGCAACGAGCTTTTTAATAAATGGATTAACCGTTCATTGCGAGATATTTATATACTGAATACTCATACACCATGGGGACTCATGCCCTATGCAGGTATTCCATGGTACGTAGCCCCGTTTGGACGGGATAGCTGTATTACTGCTCTGGAACTCCTTCCGTTCAGGCCTGAGCTGGCAGAAGGCACCTTAAACTTCCTGGCTCATTATCAGGGAAAAACCTTTAATACCTTCAAAGATGAACAACCGGGAAAAATACTCCATGAACTGCGAAGGGGAGAAATGGCGAATTTACAGGAAATTCCTTTTGTCCCTTATTACGGCACCATTGATGCTTCTCCCTTGTTTCTTATTTTACTCTATCAATATGCCACATGGTCAGGAAATTTATCCAAGGTTAAAAAATGGTGGCCAAAGGCACTAAAAACCTTAGAGTGGATTGATCAATATGGAGATATCGATGGAGATGGATATTTAGAATACTATAAAGAATCCCCGAAGGGTTTAATAAACCAGGGGTGGAAGGATTCATGGGACTCTGTCTTTCACAAAAATGGAGAGCTTGCTCAGGCGCCTATAGCCTTAGCGGAGGTGCAAGGTTACACTTACATGGCTAAATTGGGAATGTCTTGTCTTGCTGAGCTGTTTTCTGACTTTGATTTAGCAAAAAGACTCCAAAAAGAAGCAGAACAATTGAAAGAAAAGTTCCATAAGGACTTCTGGATGGAGGAAGAAAAATTTTTTGGCATTGCTACAGATAAAAAGAAAGAACTTTGCCGGATTATTTCTTCAAATCCAGGCCATTGCTTATGGACCGGCCTTATCGACAGCAAAATAGCGGAACAGGTTGCACAAAGGCTTTTCCGTGACGATATGTTCAGCGGTTGGGGAATCAGAACTGTGGCTGAGAAAGAGGCCCGATTTAATCCTATGAGCTATCATAACGGTTCTGTTTGGCCTCATGATAATGCATTGATTCTTTCCGGCTTAAAGAAATATGGTTTGAACAGCTATGTAGACAAACTCGCAACAGCTTTATCTGATGTTTCTACATTCTTTTCAGATTGCAGACTCCCAGAACTCTTTTGCGGCTTCAGAAGAACATCCACTCATGGCCCTACCCCCTATCCCACATCTTGTTCCCCGCAAGCCTGGTCTACCGGTGTTGTTTTTGAAGTATTAAAGGCTTTTATTGGTCTCGAAGGGGATGCCATAAATAACAGGGTTTATTTTATTCGTCCTCAACTGCCGGAGTGGTTAAACTGGATTGAAATAACTAATCTGAGAATTAGCGGCAAATATCTTGATTTTTATGTAATCCGTGGACCATATACAACTACTATAGAAATTCAGAGGAAAAGTGAAGATCTGGAGGTAGTTATTAAAGGATAACCCTTTATATAGCTGTACCTCAAAATCAAATAAAGGATGCACAAGGCTTTCTGCCGTTCATCATACGAGTTCAAAACCTTGCAATTCAGATGGATTTCGCCATCGTTCTAACCAATATACATAAACAATTGCGTTTACCGATGTAACTTTATACATTTCTTTACTACTCATCGCCCTATGAAAATTCATTATCTTCTATTTGTACGCTTGTTTTTCAAAAAGCAATCCTTTTCTGTATTTCCTATATTCTGGCCTTATTCTTGCTTTTCCTTTTAAAGAATCACACAGGGTAAATCTTTGAGGTATCTTCATAGATTTGGCATGATCCTTGCATTCTTACCCATATTGCTAACTTACGTAATTTAAACAGTCAGCAAAGAATGATGATAGACAGTTATAACTACGTGATATAGCTTTTTGTGAGACATGAGAATGAAATACAGAACATCCATGATACAAATTTATCTTTCTATAGAATTAGTTTCCAGACTTCAAATTTATTTACAGAAGGATAAAAGGGCTATTTTTAATATTAATTTATATACAGTAAACAATCGGTATTCATGTTTGTAAGTAGCTTTTAAGCTAATTGTACTGCGGGGAAACAGACCTTCTACTCCTCCACAAATTCAGGTCGGTATGATAAACCGTTCATTCTTCTAGATTACAAAAGCATATCTCATTTTTCTATTGAAAGAATACATGGCGTTAGTAAGAGAAATAGTCTTACTATTACTCCGGTTAGGTACATCCACGGAGTATTTTTGCTCTTCAAAATAATCTAAAAACTGAAAGAGTAAGTATAACTAAGAAAGAATTTCCTTGATTCAGCAGGTAATTCGAAAGGAGACCGATTTATGAGAATTGCTCAAGTTGCTCCATTAATAGAGCGGGTCCCACCGGAAATGTACGGTGGAACTGAAAGGGTTGTTTATTATCTTACAGAAGAGTTGGTTAAGAGGGGACATGAGGTAACCCTGTTTGCTAGCGGAGATTCCATTACATCTGCTAAATTGGTTTCAATGCATGAGAAGGCTTTACGGTTTGATCCGGATATTGAGAATTGCTATCCTTATCATATGCTCGAATTAGGAATAGTGTATGACAAAGCCAAAGAATTTGATTTGATCCATTCTCACATGGACTTTATGACATTTCCCTTCACTACTCTGGTTTCTACGCCTACCATCCATACTCTCCATGGAAGGCTTGATATTCATGATATTCAAAAGATTTACAAACATTACCGAAATTGTAATTTTATTTCTATCAGCAATGCACAGAGGAAATTTATTCCTGATTTGAATTGGATAGACACTATCTATCATGGGTATCCTCTTGAGAAATTCCCTTTCAACCAGAAACCTGAGGATTATTTAGTTTTTGTAGGAAGAATATCTCCGGAGAAAGGCCCTATTGAGGCAATTCAAATCGCGAAAAGAGTACAAATGAAATTAATTATTGTCGCAAAAGTAGATTCTGTTGACAGAGATTATTACGAAGAAAAGGTTAAACCGCTCATAACTCCTCCGCTTATTGAATATATTGGAGAAAAGACAGAAGAGGAACGCAACGAGATTATGAAAAAGGCAAAGGCCCTTATCTTTCCCCTTGATTGGCCTGAACCTTTTGGGTTAGTCATTATTGAATCACTAGCATGTGGAACTCCTGTAATTACGAGAAATCGAGGCTCAATTCCAGAGCTTATGATTCATGGGAAAACTGGCTTTATTTGTGAAACCTGGGAAGAAATGGCCGATGCTGTTCAAAATCTCAAGGATATTGACAGGAGGGCATGCAGAAGGCATATAGAGAATAATTTCTCTATTTCTCATATGGCAAGTAGGTATGAGAAAGCTTATGAGCAAATAACAAGTAATAATCGGCCAAAAATCTTGCCCTTGCGGCTTGACCGAGGATCATTAAAGTCTCAAGTAACCTCATAAACTTCAATTTCACACTTTAATCTTATTTCTTCAGGCAACGTGACATGTCACAGTTTCGTGACGGCACACTTTTGTGATATGTCACGATCTTCCCGTTTTTATTTTCAGTTTTCTCCTTTTTTCTCCTGACATACTATATATTTTTTGTTATGAAAAATATAATTAGGATAATTTTTTCTCTCATGGTACATTTTTTGATACATAATCTTAAGATTAAAGTCGAAACGATTCTTACAATTAAAATTATTTACATCCTGGTTTTCATTCAAAATTATTATCAATTTTAAGTAGGAGATAAGGCATTATAATAATGGGAAAATACATTGCTTGCCGGGTAATGCAAGTATTGGTTTAGATAGTTCAGATTTTCTCCCTTCTTGTATAGTTCGTTGTCTGCATTATTACAACGCTGTGCTTCCTATCTTTTTGTAAAAGTCTTAAACATCTCCTTTATCAATAGTAAGAAACTTTCTTTCGCATAATGATTCCCTGTGGAATTTAAAATACATAGGCTAAGAAAGATTCTTGCCGGTTAGAGAAATATCTTTCCAGGAGGCTTAAGTATGAAAACATCCTTCATAGAAACAGAACCTACAATAACATCAGGCGCGACAGACTCTTTTTGGGTTTCAAACACATCTCCCATGGTGTTTTCTCCACTCTCAAGAGATATTACTGTTGATGTTGCTATCATTGGCGGGGGTATTGCAGGAATGTCTGTCGCATATTTTTTATCCCGACAAGGAAAGAAGGTTGCCGTAATTGATGATGGTGTAATTGGCAGCGGTGAATCAGGACGTACTACTGCGCATCTTACCTATGCCCTTGATGGACGCTATTATGAGCTTGAAAATCTCCATGGAAAAGATGGAGCGAAGCTTATTGCTGAAAGCCATATTGCTGCAATAGATCATATTGAGTCTATTGTAAGAAAAGAAAATATTTCATGCGATTTTGAAAGGGTAGACGGCTATTTGTTCCGCTCCGGAGAGGATTTTGGGGAAGAACCCTTGAATAAAGAGCTTGATACCTTAAGCCGTATTGGCAGGAAGGAAGTTAGACTTGTAAAGGAATCGCCAGCACCATTTCATACAGGAATATGCCTTCACTTTCCCCTTCAGGGACAATTCCACCCCTTAAAATATCTTTCCGGCCTTGCTCAGGCAATTATACAAAGAGAGGGGAAAATCTTTACCGGGACTCATGCAAAAGACTTCAATGCGTCAGGTATAACCACCGATACCAATTATACGATAAACGCACACGATATTGTCGTAACTACCAACACACCGGTAAATGATCGTCTCCAAATGCATACAAAGCAAGCGCCGTATCGGACATATGTAATTGGCGCCAGAATACCGAAAGATTCTGTGAAAAAAGCACTTTACTGGGATACCGGCAAAAATATGGGAGGAGTTGCAAACCCTTACCATTATGTGAGGATACAGCCAATAGATGAAACGAATGATCTCTTGATTGTCGGTGGAGAAGACCATAAGGTAGGACAAGCATACAATAATGCGTACGAGAAAATTGAACAATGGACTAAAGAGCGGTTCCCAATGATAAAGAATATTCCTTATCGGTGGTCCGGACAAATCATTGAGCCTATGGATAGTATCGGTTTTATTGGCCGCAATCCTCTGGATAAAACTATTTATATTGCAACGGGTTTTTCTGGCAATGGTATGACACATGGCACTATCGCTGGCATACTCATTAGTGATCTTATTCTTGGAAAGAAGAACCCATGGACAGACATCTATGATCCCGCCCGTAAATCATTTTTTGCTGTAAAAGAATACTTTGAAGAAAATCTTA is a window from the Candidatus Jettenia sp. genome containing:
- a CDS encoding SHOCT domain-containing protein, giving the protein MSDKKTLFLTALIPVALSITGCTTVKYYPANFVESLKHPTKFPEVYAVTVKNIEEIADKNPLEEDEEIKITSVGENKNSSMHLVQVRKNGELYPHYHKRHDEVIYVKKGSGIATLNGSRYLIKPGSILQIPSKTVHKFLNTGDELFVAVSIFSPPFDGRDEKKIKRKKKADRGAKIEKRIVAKKPERVVEEDKTSSVTEPNDEEIQPAKVTSENLAENDLHKSKPAHEEWDIDSDKPIPPLQHPASEEKKRSQDAALAEEPIVNIKDLHEKLTQLLKLKEEGTLSEEEYEEKKDAIVKGKDIGELPQLKGSARNQIPLEDDEPISENLEDPDESISENAEDQVIPQGDFSDGDTYTKNDPDLSNENEPTQNEPIVHEEDEPSESSEDKLQTLDEMMQESLITESDYEHKRNEITANEEETISKPEESVGKDEKIKELKELYEEGLITEEDYENKRKEIVSVNNEEKKISTPSKNINNEEKVKELSDLYHEGLITKDDYEYKLKELTSTQKHTPHDIFPTQNEKLSELNELKEQGLISEEDYEFKRSQLLGK
- a CDS encoding amylo-alpha-1,6-glucosidase gives rise to the protein MEQHLEDLQERFVKTANKIQIGNEYYIRASAVAVNLEKLVLKKNETFLVCDNRTDLPGRVSGEMGFYFEGTRFLNELDVRIAGEYPILLKSFANEDLMADLTNSDICQDGVVLIPRDSIIINRKVSVENALLVSEFTLKNFHIAPIRFSIEVSFGGDFMDIFEVRGAMRPSRGKLFPPEWQDGELLLSYQGLDNIDRTTSIILDPKPDEIEGREVRYWIELNPREEKKIRLTVKAKAEEEKKPFVLLMPSFKNTTHNNFDQWVQSGCSITSSNELFNKWINRSLRDIYILNTHTPWGLMPYAGIPWYVAPFGRDSCITALELLPFRPELAEGTLNFLAHYQGKTFNTFKDEQPGKILHELRRGEMANLQEIPFVPYYGTIDASPLFLILLYQYATWSGNLSKVKKWWPKALKTLEWIDQYGDIDGDGYLEYYKESPKGLINQGWKDSWDSVFHKNGELAQAPIALAEVQGYTYMAKLGMSCLAELFSDFDLAKRLQKEAEQLKEKFHKDFWMEEEKFFGIATDKKKELCRIISSNPGHCLWTGLIDSKIAEQVAQRLFRDDMFSGWGIRTVAEKEARFNPMSYHNGSVWPHDNALILSGLKKYGLNSYVDKLATALSDVSTFFSDCRLPELFCGFRRTSTHGPTPYPTSCSPQAWSTGVVFEVLKAFIGLEGDAINNRVYFIRPQLPEWLNWIEITNLRISGKYLDFYVIRGPYTTTIEIQRKSEDLEVVIKG
- a CDS encoding glycosyltransferase family 4 protein, translated to MRIAQVAPLIERVPPEMYGGTERVVYYLTEELVKRGHEVTLFASGDSITSAKLVSMHEKALRFDPDIENCYPYHMLELGIVYDKAKEFDLIHSHMDFMTFPFTTLVSTPTIHTLHGRLDIHDIQKIYKHYRNCNFISISNAQRKFIPDLNWIDTIYHGYPLEKFPFNQKPEDYLVFVGRISPEKGPIEAIQIAKRVQMKLIIVAKVDSVDRDYYEEKVKPLITPPLIEYIGEKTEEERNEIMKKAKALIFPLDWPEPFGLVIIESLACGTPVITRNRGSIPELMIHGKTGFICETWEEMADAVQNLKDIDRRACRRHIENNFSISHMASRYEKAYEQITSNNRPKILPLRLDRGSLKSQVTS
- a CDS encoding FAD-dependent oxidoreductase; protein product: MKTSFIETEPTITSGATDSFWVSNTSPMVFSPLSRDITVDVAIIGGGIAGMSVAYFLSRQGKKVAVIDDGVIGSGESGRTTAHLTYALDGRYYELENLHGKDGAKLIAESHIAAIDHIESIVRKENISCDFERVDGYLFRSGEDFGEEPLNKELDTLSRIGRKEVRLVKESPAPFHTGICLHFPLQGQFHPLKYLSGLAQAIIQREGKIFTGTHAKDFNASGITTDTNYTINAHDIVVTTNTPVNDRLQMHTKQAPYRTYVIGARIPKDSVKKALYWDTGKNMGGVANPYHYVRIQPIDETNDLLIVGGEDHKVGQAYNNAYEKIEQWTKERFPMIKNIPYRWSGQIIEPMDSIGFIGRNPLDKTIYIATGFSGNGMTHGTIAGILISDLILGKKNPWTDIYDPARKSFFAVKEYFEENLNVMKQYTEWLKKGDISSTDELASGQGAVMRKKLSKVAVYRDEQGIVHEFSAVCPHMGCIIRWNPQEKTFDCPCHGSRFTNYGKVITGPSNRDLNKLV